CTGGTTCTATTTTGTTTTCGTAATGTACTTTAACAGTGATTGTTAACTTGTTTTGCGCTGCCTGAATATTTCCGCCCGGAGCATTTACCGCAGTAGATATGGTGGTTGGTGTGATTGAATAGTCCGTGATTTCACCTTCAATCAGGATATCAGGATTTTCAACAGCGCCTTTTAAAGTTGTTCTCTGCAGAAATCTGTTCTGGATATCGGTAGAGAACTGCTGGGCGAGATTTGGATTCATCAGCGCAGCATTATTTGGGAAATCTTTTATCTGAATCGTTTTGGTTTCCGGGCTCAGCGATGAACCTGTGAAACTGTAACAGCTTTGAAGAAAGAAAAAAGAAAGAAGAGAAAAGAATAAAACTTTTTGCCTTCTTTGTAATATGATAGTATGCATTAATCTTCTAAATTATATTGTTTGATCTTTCTGTAAAGTGTTCGCTGCGAAATTCCCAGCTCGTCTGCCGCCTTGTTTCTTCTGCCTTTATGCTTTTCTAAAGCTTTTACAATCAGTTCTCGCTCATTGTTTTGAAGCGAAAGCGAATCTGGTTTTGTTTCTTCGATTTCAATATCTTCTACGTCGCCATAATCATCAGATCCTTCGGAGATAATCGTAGAGTTCTGGAACTGATTTGCATTGTTATTTTCAAAATACAACAGTGAGTTTGCGTTCTGAACCTGAGTTTCCGGCGTGAACACCCTGTTGATCAGATTTTTTTCCTGATTGCTGAAATCGTTGTTCCCGCGGTTCTT
The window above is part of the Kaistella faecalis genome. Proteins encoded here:
- a CDS encoding LptE family protein — translated: MHTIILQRRQKVLFFSLLSFFFLQSCYSFTGSSLSPETKTIQIKDFPNNAALMNPNLAQQFSTDIQNRFLQRTTLKGAVENPDILIEGEITDYSITPTTISTAVNAPGGNIQAAQNKLTITVKVHYENKIEPDKSFDRTYSDEAVFSSDLDINAIEASQVKVVNERIINKIFNDIVANW